A single region of the Elizabethkingia sp. JS20170427COW genome encodes:
- the ftsA gene encoding cell division protein FtsA has product MEISDYSVGLDIGTTKIVAIVGKKNTNGKIEIMGMGRAKSLGVHKGIVNNIAQTINSIQSAVSQAEKSSGVKIDKVTVGIAGKHIRSLQHSDYIMREHPEKIITEEDVEQLKDQVKKLVMLPGEQIIHVLPQEYKVDSEGEIQEPIGMHGKRLEANFHVVVGQMSSIRNIIRCVKEAGLEMEALTLEPLASAESVLTKEEKEAGVAIIDIGGGTTDIAIFKNNIIRHTCVIPYGGGIITDDIKEGCSIIENHAEKLKVKFGSAIPELEKESTFITIPGLHGRPDKEISLRTLAQIINARVEEILEMANNELKAYGAYEQKKKLIAGIVLTGGGSNLKNLRQLSNYITGFDARIGYANEFVANDKNQYLKSPEFATSIGLLMESLSVREHKKQESTEAVEANKKLVEFSAEAQANGASQEIEANSNEEVKQPEVEPKKKTKLTISQIIMNRVREFFEEKE; this is encoded by the coding sequence ATGGAAATTAGCGACTATTCTGTAGGCTTAGATATAGGAACCACAAAAATTGTTGCCATCGTTGGGAAGAAGAATACCAATGGGAAGATAGAAATAATGGGGATGGGGCGTGCCAAAAGTTTAGGCGTGCATAAAGGTATTGTTAATAATATCGCTCAAACAATCAACTCTATTCAGTCTGCGGTATCCCAAGCAGAAAAAAGTTCTGGAGTAAAGATTGATAAAGTAACGGTAGGGATTGCAGGGAAGCATATCCGAAGCCTTCAGCATTCAGACTACATCATGAGAGAGCATCCTGAAAAAATAATCACCGAAGAAGATGTAGAACAGCTAAAAGACCAAGTTAAAAAATTGGTGATGCTGCCAGGAGAGCAAATTATCCATGTACTTCCTCAAGAATATAAAGTTGATTCCGAAGGAGAAATTCAAGAGCCTATAGGTATGCATGGCAAGAGGTTGGAAGCCAACTTCCATGTAGTCGTTGGGCAGATGAGCTCTATCCGAAATATTATCCGTTGTGTGAAAGAGGCGGGCTTAGAAATGGAAGCCCTTACCCTAGAACCTTTAGCTTCTGCAGAGTCTGTTTTAACTAAGGAAGAAAAAGAAGCTGGAGTAGCCATTATTGATATAGGTGGTGGTACTACCGATATAGCGATTTTCAAAAATAATATTATTAGACATACTTGTGTAATTCCTTATGGTGGAGGGATTATTACAGACGATATTAAAGAAGGCTGTTCTATCATCGAGAACCATGCTGAAAAGTTAAAAGTTAAATTTGGCTCAGCTATTCCAGAGTTGGAGAAGGAATCTACCTTTATCACTATCCCAGGATTACATGGAAGACCCGATAAGGAAATCTCATTAAGAACACTAGCTCAAATTATTAATGCCAGAGTAGAAGAAATATTGGAAATGGCTAATAACGAACTAAAGGCATATGGAGCTTACGAGCAAAAGAAAAAGCTAATCGCAGGAATTGTATTAACGGGAGGAGGATCTAACCTGAAAAACCTTAGACAACTTTCCAACTATATTACAGGGTTTGATGCAAGAATAGGATATGCCAATGAGTTTGTTGCCAATGATAAAAACCAATATTTAAAGAGCCCAGAATTTGCAACTTCTATAGGGCTTCTTATGGAAAGTTTATCGGTTAGGGAGCACAAAAAACAAGAGTCCACAGAAGCTGTAGAAGCAAATAAAAAACTAGTTGAATTTTCTGCAGAAGCACAAGCCAATGGAGCATCTCAAGAAATAGAAGCAAACTCTAATGAGGAAGTAAAACAACCAGAAGTTGAGCCAAAGAAAAAGACCAAACTTACTATAAGTCAAATAATTATGAATAGAGTAAGAGAGTTTTTTGAAGAAAAAGAGTAA
- the murC gene encoding UDP-N-acetylmuramate--L-alanine ligase: MANVSTYDNYYFVGIGGIGMSTLARYFKSIGKNVVGYDKTHTKLTTVLEGEGISINFQDQLTETEKGLTPESTLVVFTPAIKKLGILDFFQEKGFTIMKRAKVLGILTETTQCVAVAGTHGKTTTSTLIAHLCKVANLPFSGFLGGISENYQSNFIYNGTDISVVEADEYDRSFMNLRPKWAVVTSMDADHLDIYGDKAHIEQSFKDFAALVADEEQLFVRKGLAIGRNSKTYAVNETADFYSDNIQANKGVLSFDFHAGEETISGFEWNLLGIHNVENATAAIAVVHKLGASYEDLKKGIKSFKGIKRRYTKHFFESGKMYVDDYAHHPTELNAVIGSIKTFYPDKKLLIAFQPHLFTRTRDFADGFAESLSKADELILLDIYPARELPIEGVTSDWLLSKVALPENKKEVSTLQDAFEKIKSKDFDIVLTVGAGNIDTLYDPIMNWLGKEAE, from the coding sequence ATGGCAAATGTTAGTACATACGATAATTATTATTTCGTAGGAATTGGTGGGATAGGAATGAGCACGTTGGCTCGTTATTTCAAATCGATAGGGAAAAATGTTGTAGGTTATGATAAGACCCATACCAAGCTAACAACAGTATTGGAAGGAGAAGGAATTTCTATTAATTTCCAAGATCAACTTACCGAAACTGAAAAAGGATTAACCCCAGAGAGCACTTTGGTGGTATTTACTCCTGCAATTAAAAAATTGGGGATTCTGGACTTTTTTCAAGAGAAAGGATTTACCATTATGAAGAGGGCAAAGGTTTTAGGAATACTTACCGAAACCACTCAATGTGTAGCGGTGGCAGGTACCCATGGGAAAACTACAACTTCTACCCTAATAGCGCATTTGTGTAAGGTTGCCAATTTACCTTTTTCTGGATTTTTAGGCGGTATTTCAGAGAACTACCAATCTAATTTTATCTATAACGGAACCGATATTTCTGTAGTAGAGGCAGATGAATACGATAGATCATTTATGAATCTCCGTCCGAAATGGGCTGTGGTAACCTCAATGGATGCAGACCATTTGGATATCTATGGGGATAAAGCACATATCGAGCAATCTTTCAAAGACTTTGCGGCGTTGGTAGCTGATGAAGAACAACTATTCGTAAGAAAAGGTTTGGCAATCGGAAGGAATTCTAAAACATATGCAGTTAATGAAACGGCAGATTTCTATTCCGATAATATACAGGCAAACAAAGGCGTACTAAGCTTTGATTTTCATGCCGGAGAGGAAACAATCTCAGGCTTTGAGTGGAATTTATTAGGAATACACAATGTTGAAAACGCAACAGCAGCCATTGCAGTAGTTCATAAGTTAGGAGCTAGTTATGAAGACTTGAAAAAAGGAATTAAAAGCTTTAAAGGAATTAAGAGAAGATATACAAAACATTTCTTTGAAAGTGGAAAGATGTACGTGGATGATTATGCCCATCACCCTACCGAACTGAATGCTGTAATAGGTTCTATAAAAACTTTTTACCCAGATAAAAAGTTGTTGATCGCTTTTCAGCCTCATTTGTTTACCCGAACCAGAGACTTTGCAGATGGATTTGCAGAGAGTTTGAGCAAAGCAGATGAATTGATTTTGTTAGACATTTATCCTGCAAGAGAACTTCCTATTGAAGGAGTTACATCCGATTGGTTGCTTAGCAAAGTAGCTCTCCCTGAAAACAAAAAAGAAGTAAGCACCCTTCAAGATGCTTTTGAGAAAATAAAATCAAAAGATTTTGATATTGTTCTTACCGTAGGAGCGGGTAATATCGACACTTTATATGATCCTATCATGAACTGGTTAGGAAAAGAAGCAGAATAA
- the murD gene encoding UDP-N-acetylmuramoyl-L-alanine--D-glutamate ligase translates to METNQLKNIVVLGGGESGVGAAILAKSKGLNVFLSDRGTIKDSYKKILIENAIDFEEGSHDEERVLAADWVIKSPGIPKKADLVLKVKQQGIRLSSEIEFASEFTNAKIIAITGSNGKTTTTSLIYHILKNDGYNVGLGGNIGKSFAYQVATENYDYYVLEVSSFQLDDIQNFRPYISLLLNLSQDHLDQYNYNYEEYALAKFRITENQQNDNFFIYNKDDEMSQKLLQKLEVKATMLPFSLKEKLDKGGYSVEDELIVKLQDEFKMKVADLSLVGSHNVANSLAASIASKILNISNESIKNSLMTFQAVPHRLEHVADINKVKFINDSKATNVNAAYFALESVAAPTVWIVGGIDKGNDYSEVEALVKKKVRAIVCLGVDNQKIIDFFKDKVDNIFETSSMQQCVSLCKEIAKEGETVLLAPCCASFDLFKSYEDRGDQFKKYVLES, encoded by the coding sequence ATGGAAACGAATCAACTGAAAAATATTGTCGTTCTAGGAGGTGGGGAAAGTGGCGTAGGTGCTGCAATCTTGGCTAAATCTAAAGGTTTAAATGTTTTTCTTTCGGATAGAGGAACCATTAAAGATAGTTATAAAAAAATATTGATTGAAAATGCTATCGATTTTGAAGAAGGAAGCCATGATGAGGAAAGAGTTCTTGCTGCCGATTGGGTAATTAAAAGTCCAGGTATTCCTAAAAAAGCAGACTTGGTACTTAAAGTAAAACAACAAGGCATCAGATTGTCTTCTGAAATAGAATTTGCTTCAGAATTTACCAATGCTAAAATCATTGCAATTACAGGAAGTAATGGGAAAACAACCACAACATCATTAATCTATCATATCTTAAAAAATGATGGCTATAATGTAGGACTAGGTGGAAATATTGGAAAAAGCTTTGCTTACCAAGTTGCTACAGAAAATTACGACTATTATGTTTTAGAAGTGAGTAGCTTTCAGTTAGATGATATTCAAAACTTCAGACCTTATATAAGTTTGTTGTTGAATCTTTCTCAGGACCATTTGGATCAGTATAATTATAATTATGAAGAATACGCTTTGGCAAAATTCAGAATTACTGAAAATCAGCAAAATGATAATTTCTTTATTTATAATAAGGATGACGAAATGAGCCAAAAGCTTCTGCAAAAATTAGAAGTTAAAGCAACGATGTTGCCGTTTTCCTTAAAGGAAAAATTAGATAAAGGAGGCTATAGTGTAGAAGATGAACTTATCGTAAAATTACAAGATGAGTTCAAAATGAAGGTTGCCGACCTTTCCTTAGTGGGAAGCCACAATGTAGCGAATAGCTTGGCAGCAAGTATTGCAAGTAAAATTCTGAATATAAGTAACGAGAGTATAAAAAATAGCTTGATGACCTTCCAAGCAGTTCCTCACCGTTTGGAACATGTTGCAGATATCAACAAGGTGAAATTTATTAACGATTCTAAAGCAACCAATGTAAACGCTGCATATTTTGCTTTAGAGAGTGTTGCTGCTCCAACGGTTTGGATTGTTGGAGGTATTGATAAAGGAAATGATTATTCTGAAGTAGAAGCCTTAGTGAAGAAAAAAGTAAGAGCTATTGTTTGCCTAGGTGTAGATAACCAAAAAATTATCGACTTCTTTAAAGATAAAGTAGATAATATTTTTGAGACTTCTAGCATGCAACAATGTGTGAGCTTATGTAAGGAAATTGCAAAAGAAGGAGAGACGGTTTTGTTAGCACCTTGTTGTGCAAGTTTTGACCTTTTTAAAAGCTATGAAGACCGTGGCGACCAATTTAAAAAATATGTATTAGAATCCTAA
- a CDS encoding cell division protein FtsQ/DivIB: MKNKYRILKIFIVVVLLAFLLNFSLKRFGEKESVVKIRIDQEEPVYFIGEDKIKDVVKKSNPTRKIKDLEIDAIEKKISNLTAVDSANVYLNLNGELNILVKQKVPIMRINTGDRQFYLDKKGEEFPINDNYSYPCILVFGKIPKADYSQLLKLVKTINQDDFLKKYFIGIHLSSPNNYELLTNNGNFKVEIGSLDNLGFKLYGFKAFTKKYLVYQDSLKYDRISMKYNNQVVTTLKKGYKPDEHLEKDTEISNTVTGTPTVTTANATTR; encoded by the coding sequence ATGAAAAATAAATATAGAATTTTAAAAATATTTATAGTGGTAGTCTTATTGGCTTTTCTGCTTAATTTTTCATTGAAACGCTTTGGAGAGAAGGAATCTGTGGTTAAAATAAGAATAGACCAAGAAGAACCTGTTTATTTTATAGGAGAGGATAAGATCAAGGATGTTGTAAAAAAATCAAATCCTACTCGTAAAATAAAAGATTTGGAAATTGACGCTATAGAGAAAAAGATTTCTAATCTTACAGCGGTAGATAGTGCCAATGTTTATCTTAACTTGAATGGAGAACTTAATATCCTAGTGAAACAAAAGGTTCCGATAATGCGGATTAATACAGGGGATAGGCAGTTTTACTTAGATAAAAAGGGAGAAGAGTTTCCCATCAATGATAACTACTCTTACCCTTGTATCTTGGTGTTTGGTAAAATTCCGAAAGCAGATTATTCCCAGCTTTTAAAATTGGTAAAAACAATTAATCAAGATGATTTTCTGAAGAAATATTTCATAGGAATTCATTTATCATCACCTAATAACTATGAATTGTTAACCAATAATGGTAACTTTAAAGTAGAAATTGGGAGCTTGGATAATTTAGGATTTAAACTTTACGGTTTTAAGGCTTTTACCAAAAAATATTTGGTTTACCAAGATTCGTTAAAATACGATAGAATATCGATGAAATATAACAATCAGGTAGTAACAACTTTGAAGAAAGGCTACAAGCCTGATGAGCATTTGGAAAAAGATACAGAAATTAGCAATACCGTTACCGGGACACCCACAGTAACCACTGCTAATGCCACAACAAGATAA
- a CDS encoding FtsW/RodA/SpoVE family cell cycle protein, whose product MEEQTTTKREWLKGDKVLWSLILLISFLSIFPVYSASSNLEYIVNNGTTFGHIVKHVFFVVIGLGLIALVNIFKYEYIGKLSLFLLIVTVGAVGLASFSGEEIGGASAARWLKIPGTPITFQPSAFAFLMLIIYICRFLTKNVKENYSIEIVILRLFVPTLVVFFLVAKDNGSTGLMIMMVSLVVMALGRLSLKYILGFTAVMVGAVALYVLLALNTNVIGSNRVHTWMSRIETYQKKGDDSTEMSDTEKGKSYQTLQATAAIVHGGTFGIGPGKSALKQTLPQSVSDFIFAIIVEEYGLLGATFLMLLYLIIIIRIVMIASKIPVFFGSLLVLAMGIMIFVQLAVNIAVAVSFIPVTGQPLPLISYGGTSMLVTYFQLGIILNVSSRILTYEEEGLGKKQSIEEINDIA is encoded by the coding sequence ATGGAAGAGCAAACTACAACCAAAAGAGAATGGCTGAAGGGAGATAAAGTCCTTTGGTCGCTAATTTTATTGATATCTTTTTTATCGATCTTCCCAGTTTATTCGGCAAGTTCCAATTTAGAGTATATTGTTAATAATGGAACTACCTTTGGGCATATAGTAAAACACGTCTTCTTTGTGGTTATAGGCCTTGGATTGATTGCTCTGGTTAATATTTTTAAGTATGAATATATAGGAAAATTAAGCCTTTTCCTTTTAATAGTAACAGTAGGAGCTGTAGGCTTGGCTTCTTTTTCGGGTGAAGAAATTGGAGGAGCTAGTGCTGCTAGATGGTTGAAAATACCCGGGACACCTATCACTTTTCAACCTTCAGCATTTGCCTTTTTGATGTTAATTATTTACATCTGCAGGTTTTTAACCAAGAATGTAAAAGAGAATTATAGTATAGAGATTGTAATATTAAGGCTGTTTGTGCCAACCTTAGTAGTGTTTTTCTTGGTAGCAAAAGACAATGGTTCTACAGGATTAATGATTATGATGGTTTCTTTAGTTGTAATGGCTTTAGGAAGACTTTCATTAAAATATATTTTGGGATTTACAGCAGTAATGGTAGGGGCTGTAGCTCTTTATGTATTGCTAGCACTTAACACCAATGTTATAGGAAGCAATAGGGTGCATACCTGGATGAGCCGTATCGAAACTTATCAAAAGAAAGGAGACGACTCCACCGAGATGTCAGATACAGAAAAGGGGAAAAGTTATCAAACCTTGCAGGCGACAGCGGCCATTGTACATGGAGGTACTTTTGGGATTGGCCCAGGAAAAAGTGCACTAAAGCAGACTTTACCTCAATCGGTATCCGACTTTATCTTTGCCATTATTGTTGAGGAGTATGGCTTGTTAGGAGCTACATTTCTTATGTTATTGTATTTAATCATTATTATAAGGATTGTAATGATCGCAAGTAAGATTCCTGTATTTTTTGGGTCTTTACTTGTTTTGGCAATGGGGATTATGATATTTGTACAGTTGGCGGTTAATATTGCAGTTGCAGTGAGCTTTATACCAGTAACGGGGCAACCTTTACCTCTGATAAGTTATGGGGGAACCTCTATGCTGGTAACCTATTTTCAGTTAGGGATAATATTAAATGTTAGTTCTAGAATTCTTACCTACGAGGAAGAAGGACTAGGAAAAAAACAATCAATAGAAGAAATTAATGACATCGCCTAG
- the murG gene encoding undecaprenyldiphospho-muramoylpentapeptide beta-N-acetylglucosaminyltransferase, whose product MTSPRVLLSGGGTGGHIFPAVSIAQEIQKRYPDAQFLFIGALGKMEMEKVPQAGFNIEGLEIAGFDRGNIFSNFKLPFKLINSVIKAKKIIKNFKPDFAIGTGGYASGPALWAASQLGIPTFIQEQNSFPGVTNKILSKKAKAIFTAYPGMEKFFPNTQVYYFGNPIRQSVLENGIPSDVAKKEFALQNQLTILSVGGSQGSRTLNNGWLDNLQQLTEKGYQLIWQTGKLDYPQLSKNQEVSSLENISLNEFIFDMAKAYSAADIIVSRAGAIAISELENIGKPVILVPLPTAAEDHQTKNAQSLVDQNAAFMVKDVEMKEKFWTSLEKLCSDTELRSKMSEELKKLGKPKATSDIVDQILQLTGFNKI is encoded by the coding sequence ATGACATCGCCTAGAGTTTTATTAAGCGGAGGAGGAACAGGGGGACATATTTTCCCAGCTGTTTCAATAGCTCAGGAAATCCAAAAAAGATATCCTGATGCACAATTTTTATTTATAGGAGCCTTAGGGAAAATGGAAATGGAAAAAGTTCCACAAGCAGGCTTTAATATCGAAGGCTTGGAAATTGCAGGTTTTGATAGAGGAAATATATTTTCTAATTTCAAATTGCCTTTCAAGCTTATCAATAGTGTGATAAAAGCAAAGAAAATTATTAAAAATTTTAAGCCCGACTTTGCCATTGGGACAGGAGGATATGCAAGTGGGCCAGCATTGTGGGCAGCTTCTCAGTTAGGGATACCTACATTTATCCAAGAACAGAATTCTTTTCCAGGAGTTACCAATAAGATTCTTTCCAAGAAGGCAAAAGCTATTTTTACCGCCTATCCAGGGATGGAGAAATTTTTTCCCAATACTCAGGTTTATTATTTTGGGAATCCTATTCGTCAATCGGTTTTAGAAAACGGAATCCCGAGCGATGTAGCCAAAAAAGAGTTTGCTTTACAAAATCAACTTACCATTCTTTCAGTTGGAGGATCCCAAGGTTCTAGAACCCTTAATAATGGGTGGCTAGATAATCTTCAACAATTAACGGAAAAAGGCTATCAACTGATATGGCAAACTGGGAAATTAGATTACCCTCAGCTTAGCAAAAATCAGGAAGTAAGTTCGTTAGAAAATATCTCGTTAAACGAGTTTATCTTTGATATGGCAAAAGCTTACTCGGCGGCTGATATTATCGTATCTAGAGCGGGAGCAATTGCTATTTCTGAGTTAGAAAATATAGGGAAACCCGTAATCTTGGTTCCTTTACCTACTGCAGCGGAAGACCATCAGACGAAGAATGCGCAAAGCTTAGTAGATCAAAATGCGGCCTTCATGGTTAAAGACGTAGAGATGAAAGAAAAATTCTGGACTAGTTTGGAAAAATTATGTTCAGATACAGAACTTCGTAGTAAAATGTCTGAAGAATTAAAAAAACTAGGAAAACCTAAGGCAACTTCGGATATTGTAGATCAAATATTACAATTAACAGGTTTTAATAAGATATAA
- the mraY gene encoding phospho-N-acetylmuramoyl-pentapeptide-transferase, giving the protein MLYYLYEYLLANGIHLPGMNLMKYISFRAGISILISLAIAMIYGKRVINILRQKQMGELVRDLGLEGQKQKEGTPTMGGLIIILATIVPVLLFTKVFNIYIILLVVSMLWMGAIGFLDDYLKKIKKNKDGLKGIFKVYGQVGLGLIVGTTMYFHSDITIQRKYANASQENRQNIEKKFTPPQKDVVSTVPFAKNNEFSYSKLLFWMDDAQAEKWAWIVFIPMVIFIITAVSNGANITDGIDGLAAGTSVIILMTLAFFAYLSGNIIFSDYLNIMFLPNMGETTIFAIALMGAVIGFFWYNTYPAQVFMGDTGSLMLGGVIAVLAIILRKELLIPVLCGIFLIENLSVMIQVAYFKYTKKKYGEGRRVFLMSPLHHHYQLKSYHESKIVNRFMIIGIMLAIICLITLKIR; this is encoded by the coding sequence ATGTTATACTATCTATACGAATATTTATTAGCAAACGGAATCCATCTTCCCGGGATGAATCTAATGAAGTATATCTCCTTTAGAGCTGGGATTTCCATACTTATCTCTTTAGCAATTGCTATGATCTATGGGAAAAGGGTCATCAATATCCTGAGACAAAAGCAAATGGGAGAGCTCGTAAGAGATTTAGGGTTAGAAGGGCAAAAACAAAAAGAAGGGACTCCAACCATGGGAGGGCTTATTATTATTTTAGCCACTATAGTTCCTGTTTTGCTGTTCACCAAAGTTTTTAATATTTATATTATCCTTCTTGTAGTATCTATGCTTTGGATGGGAGCTATAGGATTTTTAGATGACTATCTTAAAAAAATCAAAAAGAATAAAGATGGCCTAAAAGGGATATTTAAAGTATATGGACAAGTAGGGCTAGGACTTATTGTGGGAACAACAATGTATTTTCATTCAGATATTACCATACAAAGAAAGTATGCGAATGCCTCACAAGAAAACCGCCAAAATATTGAGAAAAAATTTACACCACCGCAAAAAGATGTAGTATCAACAGTTCCTTTTGCTAAGAATAATGAATTTAGCTACAGTAAGTTGTTGTTCTGGATGGATGATGCTCAGGCTGAAAAATGGGCTTGGATTGTATTTATACCAATGGTAATATTTATTATTACCGCTGTTTCTAATGGTGCTAATATTACCGATGGGATAGATGGTCTTGCAGCGGGGACAAGTGTAATCATCCTCATGACTTTGGCCTTCTTTGCTTACCTTTCAGGAAATATTATTTTTTCCGATTACCTCAATATCATGTTCTTACCCAATATGGGGGAAACCACCATTTTTGCAATAGCCTTGATGGGAGCTGTAATAGGGTTTTTCTGGTACAATACCTACCCAGCTCAGGTGTTTATGGGAGATACAGGTAGTTTAATGCTAGGAGGTGTTATTGCAGTTTTAGCAATTATTTTAAGGAAAGAATTATTAATCCCTGTACTGTGTGGGATTTTCCTAATCGAAAACCTTTCGGTTATGATACAAGTGGCGTATTTTAAATATACAAAGAAAAAATACGGAGAAGGAAGAAGAGTATTCTTAATGTCTCCATTACATCACCATTATCAATTAAAATCTTATCATGAATCTAAAATTGTAAACCGATTTATGATTATTGGGATTATGCTTGCTATTATTTGTTTAATTACTCTAAAAATAAGATAA